The Brevibacillus choshinensis genome includes the window TCATACCCTGCGAAGCATGCCCCAGATCATGACAGTGGAACATCCAGTTCCCTGGATTGTCAGCCTTGAAGGCAACGACATATTCCTCTCCGGGGAGAATGTTAAGCGTATCTTTCACCAACGGAGAACCGGAAATAGGTTTCCCGTTTTTACTCAATACCTGGAAGAAGTGACCATGCAGATGCATTGGGTGAATGTCCTTTGGAGAGTTGTTTACCATTTTGACTTTCACCAAGTCACCTTCTTTCACGTTGAGAGGAGGTGTGTCCGGGAACGTCTTACCATTGATCGTGAAGGCCATCTTTCCGTTGCTCATATTCGTATTTAAATCCATCGCATACTCAATGTCATATTTATCATCCAGAGAGAAGTTACCTTTTGCGGCTTCACCGTATTTTGTGATATCCACCAGGGGCAGTTCACCCGTATCCGATTTCGGAGAAGCATTCTCAGAACCTTCATAGACGATTGGAACTGCTAGAGATTTTGCTCCCGGATTCGTACTGTGTTCATCCAGCAACCACTTGCCAGGGTTATTTGCGACAAACTCGATATCATAACGCTCACCCGGAGCGATGTTCAGCAATTGCCCGTTAACCAAAGGTGGGTTGTTAATCGGTTGACCATCTGTTGAAACGATCTTAAAATCATGGCCAGGCAAATGTATTTTGTGAGAGAGGTAGCCCGCGTTTACCAGACGGATTCTCACTTTTTCTCCCTCTTTTACTTTTAGAGGTTGTATGGCAGAACCTGTCTTCCCGTTTGCAGAAAAGATCTTGTACATCAGCGGCATCATTTCGGCATCGCTCATATTGCTCATGTCCGTACTGGTGTTGTTAGTGCTAGTTCCGTGGTTCATGCTGCTCATATCCGTGCTAGAGTTAGTAGTACTGCTTCCGTGGTTCATGTTATTCATATTCATATTTGAGTGACTGGAGTTACTAGCATTATTATCCGTTCCTGTTCCACCACCACCGTGCATATCGGCCATGCTATCATCTTGCATCCATTCATCCAAGACAAGCGTGAAGTCTTTGTCAACTGGTTCGGCATTCTTAGGCTCTACTACAATTGATCCATACAGACCTTTGTCAACTTGGTCAACGCTGTTTTGGTGCGAGTGATACCAGTAAGTCCCCGGTACATCCACCTTAAATTGATACGTGAAACTCTCTCTCGGTTTAACTGCGTTTTGCGTTACACCTGGTATTCCGTCCATATTGTTTGGAACAGGCAATCCATGCCAGTGAATCGTAACGGGCTCTGGCAGTTCGTTGTTCAAAAAAACCTTTATCGTTTCACCTTGTTTGACGCGCAACTGCGGACCAGGCACGGTTCCGTTATAGGTCCAGGCTGTTTTCATGGTGTTGTCATCAAGATGCAGCATACTTTCTTTTGCTGTTAGCGTAAAAGTGTTGCCTGTAAGAACTTCAAATGCTGAATCTGCAGAGGCAGACATTTGCTTGGGCTGTTCAGTATTTTCAGAACTCATAGAGCCCATTTTTGACATATCATGGCCTTGCATATTATTTTGGGTATTATTCGAACAAGCAGACAACACTAAAACACCCGTTAAAACGATCGGAAGTGCCATCCACTTTTTCATTCGTTTCTTGTTGGTCATTTTTGAATCCTCCTTTACGACTTCTAGGTGAAGAATAGCATACGATTGTGAAGAAAAGATGGAGATGGACTGAGGAACTACCTGTGGGTATACGTAGATTTAATGCAAGGCAAGAATGTACAAGAGATGGATCCCATGTGGTAAATGTGTCAAAGTACTCGGGGAAGGAAAAGTCCTTAAAGCGAAGGAAAAGTAAAACCATAGGTAGGTAACAAAAGAAAAGATATAAAAAAATTTAGGTATTGAATACCCTACAGGGGTATAGTAATATGTGATTAGAAAGAGGTCTGGATTTTCTTGGAGATGTCGGCCTAATCAACAACACAACCATGGTCAAAGAGGCGAATGAAAACAGTGCAAGCCTGAAGATCGAGGGGATCGCCTGTGCATCCCGTGCGATTCGAATTGAAAAAGGGTAAGGCAAGTTGGAAGGTGTCAAGCAGGTAAAAGTAAATTACGCATTGGAAAAATCGGAATCCCGGTTGCTGCTATAGATTTATTGGCACCTTGGGTTGCAGGGGCTGCAATGCCATTTAGTTCTGTATCTGTTGTTCTTAATGCGCTGCGTCTCAAGCGTTTGAAGATTAGATACGCGTTCCAGGCTAATGAAGCAGACTGTAATCCAAGATTAAAATTAATCCATTAAAAAGGAGAGAGAAAAATGTCTATTACACTAAACGTTCAAGGAATGTCCTGCAACCACTGCGTAAACTCCATTGAAGGGGCTCTTAATAAACTTGAAGGTGTTAGCACAGCAAAAGTTTCCCTTGAGGATAATCAGGTTAGCGTTACCTTTGATGAATCCGTTGTTTCTCTTGATAAAGTAAAGGAAACAATCGAAGATCAGGGATACGATGTCGTCTAAGGTAGTTTATGTGAGAAAGGCTGCGGTTAAAAATCGTAGCTTTTCTTTGAAGTGATAGATTTCAGAATGTTTTAAAAATAGAGTTGGACATGATATGGCAAATTGTTGTCACATCACCATTGAAACAGATTCTCCAGGAACATTGTGTCCATCATGCTATCAAAGTGGTAAGGGTGTAAAGGTAATCACATTGAAATCCTCAGTATCGCTAGCAAAGTTACATCCCAAACTGAATTATTCTTTTTGTTTATCCTCCCATTGTGAAGTGGTGTATTACTGTGAATTGAACACATTTCGTACCCAAGATCTTAAAGTGCCTGTATTCCAAAAGGATAC containing:
- a CDS encoding multicopper oxidase family protein, with translation MKKWMALPIVLTGVLVLSACSNNTQNNMQGHDMSKMGSMSSENTEQPKQMSASADSAFEVLTGNTFTLTAKESMLHLDDNTMKTAWTYNGTVPGPQLRVKQGETIKVFLNNELPEPVTIHWHGLPVPNNMDGIPGVTQNAVKPRESFTYQFKVDVPGTYWYHSHQNSVDQVDKGLYGSIVVEPKNAEPVDKDFTLVLDEWMQDDSMADMHGGGGTGTDNNASNSSHSNMNMNNMNHGSSTTNSSTDMSSMNHGTSTNNTSTDMSNMSDAEMMPLMYKIFSANGKTGSAIQPLKVKEGEKVRIRLVNAGYLSHKIHLPGHDFKIVSTDGQPINNPPLVNGQLLNIAPGERYDIEFVANNPGKWLLDEHSTNPGAKSLAVPIVYEGSENASPKSDTGELPLVDITKYGEAAKGNFSLDDKYDIEYAMDLNTNMSNGKMAFTINGKTFPDTPPLNVKEGDLVKVKMVNNSPKDIHPMHLHGHFFQVLSKNGKPISGSPLVKDTLNILPGEEYVVAFKADNPGNWMFHCHDLGHASQGMMSEVKYEGFKPDFTIDPSVNNMPE
- the copZ gene encoding copper chaperone CopZ; the encoded protein is MSITLNVQGMSCNHCVNSIEGALNKLEGVSTAKVSLEDNQVSVTFDESVVSLDKVKETIEDQGYDVV
- a CDS encoding putative iron-sulfur cluster-binding metallochaperone; this translates as MANCCHITIETDSPGTLCPSCYQSGKGVKVITLKSSVSLAKLHPKLNYSFCLSSHCEVVYYCELNTFRTQDLKVPVFQKDTGSEVPVCYCFGLSRASLISVVTANPIDFIREQIKENRCSYEVNNPQGACCLGNVSLVVQQMGKK